The Helianthus annuus cultivar XRQ/B chromosome 16, HanXRQr2.0-SUNRISE, whole genome shotgun sequence genome includes a window with the following:
- the LOC110919289 gene encoding pollen-specific leucine-rich repeat extensin-like protein 1 — protein sequence MLNVDDFVSEQAANVEAEKEKVLDDVEGDDVNKSTTSSSSSSDDEIDESERLKRIQEATEKEKQLRKRKRQEKDDAAYIPSPEHVSESQSPSSGKKKAGAKKRIVSPKIKKVTTKITKPKIVLKKKPAKESSKQSTPPPEPTPIESPPHQTPPRQQTPPQQPSPPKQPTPPRQPSPLHLSPLHLSPP from the coding sequence ATGCTAAATGTTGATGATTTTGTGTCTGAGCAAGCAGCTAATGTGGAAGCTGAGAAAGAGAAGGTTCTTGATGATGTTGAAGGTGATGATGTCAATAAAAGTACAACAAGCTCTTCGAgttcttctgatgatgaaataGATGAGTCTGAACGTCTAAAGAGAATTCAAGAAGCTACAGAGAAAGAGAAACAATTGAGAAAAAGGAAGAGACAGGAGAAAGATGATGCTGCATACATTCCATCTCCTGAGCACGTTTCTGAATCACAATCACCTTCAAGCGGCAAAAAGAAAGCAGGTGCAAAGAAAAGAATTGTATCTCCAAAAATAAAGAAAGTTACTACAAAGATTACAAAGCCCAAGATTGTTTTGAAGAAGAAGCCAGCCAAAGAATCCAGTAAACAATCAACACCACCGCCCGAACCTACACCAATAGAATCACCACCACATCAAACACCTCCACGACAACAAACACCTCCACAACAACCTTCACCTCCAAAACAACCAACTCCACCCAGACAACCATCACCATTACATCTTTCACCTCTACATCTTTCACCACCATAA